The DNA sequence AACAGCAGCCTTTGTACAGCTGCTAGAATTTCTGGATGACAACCGAATTTGCCAGTCCTGCCTGCTCTATAGACTGAGTTTCGTCGGAGAGAAGCTTTGGAGGGAAACCCATCACCTGAAGTTGATAATTACCTGCACCCCCAGGTCTAGAGGCGTTAATGAAGCCACGGATGTCGCCAATCGTGTGGTGATAATTGAAGCGTGATATCAAGCGGGTTCCATCGGCCAACCTGAGCTGTATTGAGGTTGTTGGCAATGACTGATCCACCACCAGGCCGGCAGAAGGGGTTGGAGCAGTGTTGGGAGGAGTTGAGCTTGGCTCTGGTGATCCTGAAGAAGAGCTGCTTCCTAGAGTTCTTCCCAAACCTTGAAATGCAACATGACGCTTCTCGGGTTCCTACAGGTGTGCAAAAAGAGATATAAAACTCCACATACAATTATAATCTCAAACATCAAAATCCACACACACAAAAGAATGGATAGCATCTCAAAATGCAACTCTTCAGAAAAAATAGAACCAACAAATTCAGTTGAATTCATCCTGTTTTAGTAGTGAAGTAGAGGGGTTGTTCATTGACACATAATATCTTagtgtataaaaataaagaaataaaaatctgCAGAAGTTTTATATCTACAAAAGTAACCAAATTCATCCTGGTTTTATACTAAATATAAGAGACAAATAACTACGAACTCAAACATAAAAACTCACAGGATACTTCTCATTCCTCCTTATGAGATTAACATTGACAGACGACCTCCTATCTGCAGGTTCAAGCTCTTTTGGACACTCGGATTTTTTTATGCTCTGCATTCAAACATAACAAATATCATTTAACACAATGAAATTAGTGACATATTCAAGAAGAAAGTAACGGTGTTAGTAGCCCAAACAGATCTCTGGACCATTCCTGTATAGTACTAGTTATGCTGGATTTCTTAGAAACTTTTGAAATATGACATTATTCCCTGAATAATAGTCACaaggttttatttttcttttttctttttcttttcctgacCATATACAAACTCATTGCTTCATATGTTTGTCGATTCCAATCCATTTATGAATGCAGAACTATAGTAACAGTTACCTCTAAAAATGAAGCATTTTCAGGGTCATCCAAACTCCTCAAAGGCCCATCATTTACAGTGAAACCATTAGTCCAAAAAACAATGTTATGAACAACAGCCTCGGGTTGCTGAGAAGCAGATTGTACAGTTTCCCCTGAGAGTAACCTGCCAGTTCCAGTAAAGCTTGTTGACCTTGGTGGCTCCTGAAGTTGATCAATAGGCCTTTCTACAGCTCCAAGTTGCCTTGCTTGATTGAAAATTGCATCCACGTCATTACCCTTTGAGGGATCCTGGACAAGCATTCCACTGGAGATGCAAtgtataatatttaaattcaacAGGAAACTTCCAAATAACAAAACCAACTTAATATATGATTGAGACGTATATTTATTCATTGTAAGTTGTACCTGTTTATAATCCAATCCCACTTAATTAAATAAACAGACCATACAGCTTTTTAGGAGAAAAATAAGAGAGCCCAAGTACAATAACTCCTAATCAAAGGTGGTCAAGAGTGAGCTTTCACTAAAGAATGCTCATGGTTCTCAAAATACTTAAGCATAGAAGCAAAGCCTAAACATGAATATCCTGCATACTGTAGTAGAGATGGCCTCAAAATATTGACATATGTTcaacatcaaaattaaaataactagtCACCAACAGAATAAGCATTAAGTAGCTTAAACAATCACATCAACAATGCTTGTAGTCATGATGCAAAGCTTCACACAAGTTATTACAGACTCTACAGTTGCCACAAAACAGAAACAACATCGTTGAGGTTAGGAAGAGCAACAGTGCTCATGAACATAAAGGGAATATAAGAAATGAACAAGACAAACCCAACATTGCATAACATCAATTATCAAAAGCGTGATTTTACTGCTTTTAACATCTTGAGGCAAATTTCAAACACCTTCGCCAAGAGATGATTTTGTGCAAAATCCAAAGAATTCAGTATGATTGAAGTCTAAAGCATACTTCTACCAAGAGATCCACAACAAGTGGATACCCCTCAATTTTTTCAATTATCTTTAATCAGATAAGATTTTCTGCTATATGCAGTTTAAGGCTTTATCTTTCAACCAGGCAACCCTAAAGTTCACATGTACAGCATCAACAAGAGGGAGAAGGTAACATTACTCAAACagcaaaacaagcaacaaccttaGTCTACAGTCATGACAACATAAACTGAAGTATAAGGGCACCTAATCATGGGAAGAAAAACGGTACTATGGCAGCACGATTGCAACTCTCACTTCAGTTATACACAAGTCAGGCTACGGTTGGCAGAATTCAATCTTGCACTCTGAATAGTGTCAAAGTCTTTGATGATCCCAAGAGCAATAATTGGCAAGCTAATAGAAAATGTTCATAGATATTAAGCTACATCATGGACCTGAGAACTTAACAGTTGCTAACTATACAGAGCCAGCTAGCAGTAGATGAACTACAACAATGCAAAATTATGATGTGGTATCACGCAACACACAACAGAAATCAACTGCTAATGATATTATCACCAATTAAAGCCAATCTACTTGCAAACTGTAATTAACTCAATAGAATGGTTTCTTATCCTACATCTACATGTGCCGAATACCCAAAAATACCAAGGGAATTGGAAAAGttgagttttttctttttttaattaaaacaactaacaacaacaacaacaataataataataataatattacctCTTCTCGCCGCCGGTGTAATACTCCTGAGGTTCATCGGAGTCGGAGTCGGAGTCAACGGACGGGCGGTTGAGATCGGAGAGTGTACGGATTCTGCCAGCTCTGCTGGAGGAGGGATTTGATGATTTCTTGTCCTTGGACGCCATTGATTTTCTTTCTTTCGCTTTGTTCCTTCTGCTACCGAAGAGAGAAGAGAATCAATATATCGTTGATTGTAGGAGTAGTTCAGTTTATCGTGTCGCACGGCGAATATCTTTATGTGCAGTGGACGGATTGATACGACGCCGTTTACTTTGCTTTGCGGTTTGCGTTCTTGCCAGCTGGCTCTTATCTCTCTTCCCTTTTTTCTCCAACaaacaaaacatatatatatttatttttgtattttttttgtatcataattttattaatctaCCAAACCTAATAACCTAAGTAGTACTAAATGACCAATAGAAATAGCATTCAACTAAAAAGTTTCAAATAGGACGCTGCTAAAATAATAGGATAAAGCTTCAACTAGCTTTCTGTTACAAGTTGAAGACAATTTACCCTGAAGTAAAATCTGTGTTCAATCATTCTTGTGTATTTTAATGGCAATAATGATTTTTGAATCAAGTCAAATGTTACAAATGATTCCAGAAGAAATCTTTTTAAACCAAATCAATTCAAGAATTTAGTCATTCcaacacatacatacatacacatatacatatataaaatccAATTTCCAAGTACTATTCCATTTTAATTATCCAAAACAGATTAAAGTTTAAAACATAATAATACTTGtatcacaaaaaatttaaatcgtAGTATGGTAGAATCCCACAAAAACATAACGATGCATTGTATATGTGCATATAACCAAGCAATTAATATTAATTggatggaaaaaaaaaacaaatatacagATCTTCTTCAACTAGAAAACAATACTACAGAAAGAACTTCGGCATACTCATGCTACTCTTCATACATTATTGAAAATCTTGAAGATACGTTTGCTTGCCAAACCTCCGATCTAGGGATGGCAAAACTCCCCGAGGCGCGAAAATTTTTACGGGAATTGTTCTGAATGGAAATCCGATtatggaaatttttttttgtggggATGGAGACAGGGACAAAATTTTTCCGAGGCAGGCGCGGGGACTCGAGCGGAATCCCGCCCCATTCCCACTAATCTCCAAAGTTCATAAATTTACTTAATTGtctttaatagtttatttttcatatatgttttttagtcattttacaCACAcctcatatatgttttttagtcatttcacacGCACACATagaaacccaaaactcctaatTCTCATTTATATAACTCTTCTTCAATTCAGAAATTCCTAACGttgtccatactccatccaacctctctgcagccaccctCTCGCCGCTATCCCTTCTCACCGCTCTCCCTTCTCACCGCATTgtcacacctcaccgtgccatGATCCTCACTGCGTCGTGCTCTCTATTTGCAGCGTTCTTTTCCATAACTTTGtcgtcgtgtccattctcctctctgttgcCGCGTCTCCCACTTTGTCCACTTCTCTATCCTCTGGCTCACCGTTGCGTCCCCCCACTGCAtcatttcgaaagaagtcaccatcttgccgtttagattttttttgtataaaatcttgttatttttGTATAGAATGGATACTTACATctctattcatatggaaattaataattagttagaactatcaaATGGAGAGCAATATTCCTCCACGGCAGGAAACGAGGGCGAGGACAGAGAATAAATCTGggggcggggatggggagcagggaggcatcccccgcccctGCC is a window from the Arachis hypogaea cultivar Tifrunner chromosome 1, arahy.Tifrunner.gnm2.J5K5, whole genome shotgun sequence genome containing:
- the LOC112706032 gene encoding plant UBX domain-containing protein 4, with the translated sequence MASKDKKSSNPSSSRAGRIRTLSDLNRPSVDSDSDSDEPQEYYTGGEKSGMLVQDPSKGNDVDAIFNQARQLGAVERPIDQLQEPPRSTSFTGTGRLLSGETVQSASQQPEAVVHNIVFWTNGFTVNDGPLRSLDDPENASFLESIKKSECPKELEPADRRSSVNVNLIRRNEKYPEPEKRHVAFQGLGRTLGSSSSSGSPEPSSTPPNTAPTPSAGLVVDQSLPTTSIQLRLADGTRLISRFNYHHTIGDIRGFINASRPGGAGNYQLQVMGFPPKLLSDETQSIEQAGLANSVVIQKF